GTAATCCTGAAAGAGAACTATACCTCGACTCCGTAATAACGTCCTCTCTTTTAGATGCATGAGTAACTCCTGCAAAGAGAATTAGAGGAAAAGGAATGGTATAATTAGTTGAGTATTGAATATATGCAGAATCCTCCGCAGACTTGTAAAAAAGAGAAAACGTATCTCCTTTTCTCTCGATTTTTAAATGACTATAGTTGTGTGTACACAACTGAACTCTTCTAGCTATACCCGAGGGAGTAGTTCGATAAGTAAGGAATAATCCATTTTCACCATTGAGCAGAGCCAGCATGGCAGACTGAGCAACGGTATCTGCTCTTACCATAAGCCCACGGGTAGTTTTTCTGGTATGGTCTACAATTGCTGTATTTTCTATTTTTAGTTCGAAATCACCCCTCACAAATCCATTAGCAAAAATACAGGTATCTGCTTCCCCTTTAATACCTGAACCCCCACCAAACAAATAGATCCGTTCTCCACTTACATCAGTTCTCTCGGTATCTAAAGGACTGTCTCCAATTGCTGTTACTCTGATATCTGCATTTGTTCCAGAAACAAATACTAAAGGAAACACTAACAACAAAGTTATCAAAAGGTTAAGCTTAAATAGGTTATTTATCACCATATCTCCTGTTTTAATACCCCAATTAGTACAAGTAAAAAAGTCCTGGGGTAAATAAATTATTTATTTTCTCATAAGCTTCACTCAAGCTCAGCCCAACTATTATGTGTTCTTATATAAGTTTTACCGTTTGAGTTATCGATATAATATGTTCCCACAGGTGCCTCCAATCCGGCATGGCGGGGATCAACACCACCACGAAGTACTTCAGGGGTACCAGAGAAAGCATATGGGGAGGCTGTCAGTGGGGTACGGGGCGATAGAGTCTCAAAATTGCCACCGGGTCTGGACACTGAAAAAGAAACGTAAAGACTGGTATTGCTTTGAATAACTTCTCTAAGATCATTATCGGTTTCGCCCTCACCAAGGCGAAGGAAAAACCTATTCCCATCCACCGTTATTCCCTTGCCATCAGAGTGTAAAAAACTCTCTTTATACAACGAACTATCAGACGTAAGAGAAGAATAAAGTCTAACAATAAAATCCATATCAAATGCTTCTCCTGAAATACTACTACTACTTTTACTCCTTAACTCCCCTGAAACTACAATTAATTGACTGGTAGGTCGCTTTACTATAAGATTTGCGGAACGACTGCTGATTGTTCCATAGCTATTAGATACTTCACAGTATATCGTTGTACCATTGTCATTTTTTCCAACAGGACCAAGCACAAGAATCGAATCGGTTGCACCCATTACCGCACCAGTATCCGATACCCATTGATACGAAAACGGACCATCTCCACCCACTGTAACAGCTATTTTTACCGTATCACCGGCAGTGAGTAACAAATTTTGCCTCGGATGTTCGGTTATAAAGGGTAGGGTATTTGCGTTACAGAGGGTGCAAGCAATAACTAGAATGATACCAAATAGCAGATCTAATC
The Chitinispirillales bacterium ANBcel5 DNA segment above includes these coding regions:
- a CDS encoding immunoglobulin domain-containing protein; the protein is MRERLDLLFGIILVIACTLCNANTLPFITEHPRQNLLLTAGDTVKIAVTVGGDGPFSYQWVSDTGAVMGATDSILVLGPVGKNDNGTTIYCEVSNSYGTISSRSANLIVKRPTSQLIVVSGELRSKSSSSISGEAFDMDFIVRLYSSLTSDSSLYKESFLHSDGKGITVDGNRFFLRLGEGETDNDLREVIQSNTSLYVSFSVSRPGGNFETLSPRTPLTASPYAFSGTPEVLRGGVDPRHAGLEAPVGTYYIDNSNGKTYIRTHNSWAELE